From Halostagnicola kamekurae, the proteins below share one genomic window:
- a CDS encoding carbohydrate ABC transporter permease, producing the protein MATETGTDVRPTNDLEEQLGSEKSTRERVLLWVDDHLKWLMTLPAVFLLFALTFYPLLRAVQMSTRQYLPAGRTSFVGIENYVNLLDNAAFIESLIVTGKFIGLAVGLEFVLGFGIALILNKKIKLRGLWQTLILIPMILSPTVIGLIWRLMYTPDGLLDFMAAPFLGRNVGWISDPDIALYAIVLTDVWQWTPLVVLVIFAGLQSVPSDIQEAAIMDGAPRWRRFVDIVFPYLKSLIVLVLIIRVVDALRVFAKVYILTRGGPSNATNVISMEMYRTAFRFSNFGQASAMAISLLVVVLILAMSFVKIADIEF; encoded by the coding sequence ATGGCAACTGAAACAGGAACCGACGTCCGTCCGACCAACGACCTCGAGGAGCAACTGGGCTCCGAGAAGTCGACTCGAGAACGAGTACTTCTGTGGGTCGACGACCACCTGAAGTGGCTGATGACCCTTCCGGCCGTGTTCCTCCTGTTCGCGCTGACGTTCTACCCGCTCTTGCGCGCAGTCCAGATGTCGACACGGCAGTACCTGCCGGCCGGGCGGACGTCCTTCGTCGGCATCGAGAACTACGTCAACTTGCTGGACAACGCCGCCTTCATCGAGTCGCTCATAGTGACCGGCAAGTTCATCGGGTTGGCGGTCGGGCTCGAATTCGTCCTCGGCTTCGGTATCGCGCTCATCTTGAACAAGAAGATCAAGCTGCGCGGCCTCTGGCAGACGCTCATCTTGATTCCGATGATCCTCTCACCGACGGTTATCGGCCTGATCTGGCGGCTCATGTACACCCCAGATGGGCTGCTCGACTTCATGGCCGCACCGTTTCTCGGTCGAAACGTCGGCTGGATTAGCGATCCCGATATCGCGTTATATGCGATCGTCCTGACCGACGTTTGGCAGTGGACGCCACTCGTCGTGTTGGTGATCTTTGCGGGCCTCCAGTCCGTCCCGAGCGACATTCAGGAGGCGGCGATCATGGACGGCGCACCGCGGTGGCGTCGGTTCGTCGACATCGTGTTTCCGTACCTGAAGTCGCTGATCGTGCTCGTCTTGATTATTCGCGTCGTCGACGCGCTCCGCGTGTTCGCGAAGGTGTACATCCTGACACGCGGTGGTCCGTCCAACGCAACGAACGTGATCAGCATGGAAATGTACCGGACCGCGTTCCGGTTTAGCAACTTCGGCCAGGCGTCGGCGATGGCGATTTCGTTGCTCGTCGTCGTCCT